One genomic segment of Oncorhynchus kisutch isolate 150728-3 linkage group LG15, Okis_V2, whole genome shotgun sequence includes these proteins:
- the LOC109905886 gene encoding extracellular calcium-sensing receptor-like: MMISSIDQSDGTLPVFGLVSLQVMSLWGWLWLLYCLHVPGSVWGLDGGGEGACRLTAKPVSGSVYRAGDVVIGGLFPIHVEAPLPEQEFRSIKEDSTCTIFKQRAYRWLQTMIFAVEEINRDQALLPNLTLGFLAADTCRTEGITLGAALAMVSGKEASVVGTECGTTPEVPVIIGDAHSSASMVVAQTLGPFDLPMVSYFATCACLSDTWRYPSFFRTVPSDAFQARGMAKLLRQLGWVWVGLVSEDDDYGKFGVQLLLQELQGSGVCVAYSEVLPKLPSKRKIRHIADIIRGSTARVVVAFVGFTGHSGALMEEVVRQNITDKQWIASESWVTYSTIASPKNLPSLAGTIGFALKKADIPGLGPFLTRLHPDGDYQKSDPFLRDLWEEMFGCSLGVDLSVTLPSRQQCTGSEVIREGESQYADVSQLRASYNVYKAVYAIAYAIQDMMACRPGDGVFNGGQCPDIRKLQPSQIVHYLKGVNFSTPVGESFHFDMNGDPPASYDIINWHVTPEGTAEFVQVGHFLSSEGSDDQFHIDMDKVVWGGGSGDEVLVSVCSADCPPGTRHAVQKGRPVCCFDCLSCAEGEISNTTGSVECIRCPERFWSNPDRTACIPQLVDFLSYSDTMGVILSVISVSGATLTAGALATFLYHRHTALVKANNSELSFLLLLSLKLCFLCALVFIGQPNPWTCMLRHTLFGISFVFCISCLLSRTVVVLVAFRATLPGENLMRYFSPTQQRMGISLCTLIQVLICVLWLALAPPRPAERRGREGRGPRVILECEVGSVIGFSLVLGYIGLLASLCLLLAFLARKLPDNFNEAKFITFSMLIFCAVWISFIPAYVSSPGKYTVAVEIFAILASSFGLLFCLFAPKCYIILLRPERNTKKHMMSK, translated from the exons GTGACGGAACTCTCCCAGTCTTCGGCcttgtctctctccaggtgatgAGCCTCTGGGGCTGGCTGTGGCTGCTCTACTGTCTCCATGTTCCTGGGTCTGTCTGGGGTCtggatggaggtggagagggggcGTGTCGGCTAACAGCTAAGCCCGTCTCAGGCAGTGTTTATCGGGCAGGAGATGTGGTCATTGGGGGCTTGTTCCCCATCCATGTGGAAGCCCCTCTACCAGAGCAGGAGTTCAGGAGCATTAAGGAAGATTCTACCTGTACAAT TTTTAAACAGCGTGCTTACCGCTGGCTCCAGACTATGATCTTTGCTGTGGAGGAGATTAACCGTGACCAAGCCCTCCTGCCTAACCTCACCCTGGGGTTCCTGGCTGCTGACACATGCCGGACAGAGGGCATCACCCTGGGGGCAGCCCTAGCCATGGTGAGCGGCAAGGAGGCCTCCGTGGTGGGCACAGAGTGTGGCACTACCCCTGAGGTTCCCGTCATCATCGGGGATGCCCACTCCTCAGCCTCCATGGTCGTGGCACAGACCCTCGGGCCGTTTGATTTACCCATG GTGAGTTACTTTGCCACCTGTGCGTGTttgagtgacacctggaggtaCCCCTCATTCTTCCGTACTGTACCCAGCGACGCCTTCCAGGCTCGGGGCATGGCCAAGCTTCTGCGTCAGCTGGGCTGGGTGTGGGTAGGGCTAGTGTCAGAGGATGATGATTATGGCAAGTTTGGGGTTCAGCTGCTTCTCCAAGAGCTCCAGGGATCTGGGGTGTGTGTCGCTTACTCCGAGGTCCTCCCCAAA TTACCGTCTAAGAGAAAGATCAGGCACATTGCAGACATCATCAGAGGATCTACTGCCAGAGTGGTGGTGGCATTTGTAGGATTCACGGGTCATTCAGGG GCCCTGATGGAAGAGGTTGTCCGTCAGAACATTACAGATAAGCAGTGGATTGCCTCAGAGTCCTGGGTCACCTACTCTACTATCGCCTCCCCGAAAAACCTGCCCTCTCTTGCCGGGACAATCGGTTTTGCCCTGAAGAAAGCTGATATTCCCGGCCTGGGGCCTTTCCTAACACGCCTCCATCCAGACGGGGACTACCAAAAGTCCGACCCATTCCTGAGAGATTTGTGGGAAGAGATGTTTGGGTGTTCTCTGGGAGTTGACCTCAGCGTGACACTGCCGTCCCGGCAACAGTGTACGGGGTCAGAGGTCATAC GTGAGGGGGAGAGCCAGTATGCTGACGTGTCTCAGCTGAGAGCCAGCTACAATGTGTACAAGGCTGTGTACGCCATCGCCTACGCCATACAGGATATGATGGCCTGTCGACCAGGGGACGGAGTCTTTAATGGTGGGCAGTGCCCTGATATCAGGAAGCTTCAGCCCAGCCAG ATTGTTCATTATCTGAAGGGAGTGAACTTCAGTACTCCTGTGGGGGAATCTTTCCACTTCGACATGAATGGTGATCCGCCTGCCTCTTATGACATCATCAACTGGCATGTGACCCCCGAGGGGACGGCAGAGTTTGTCCAGGTCGGACATTTTCTGTCCTCTGAGGGATCGGACGACCAGTTTCACATCGACATGGATAAAGTGGTGTGGGGTGGGGGCAGCGGAGATGAG GTCCTTGTGTCTGTATGCAGTGCTGACTGTCCCCCTGGTACCAGGCATGCGGTACAGAAGGGGAGGCCTGTGTGCTGCTTTGACTGTCTGTCCTGTGCTGAGGGAGAGATCAgcaacacaacag GGTCAGTTGAGTGTATTAGGTGTCCAGAGCGGTTCTGGTCCAACCCTGATCGTACGGCCTGCATCCCCCAGCTGGTGGACTTCCTCTCCTACAGCGACACCATGGGCGTCATCCTGTCTGTCATCTCAGTTTCCGGGGCAACACTCACAGCCGGTGCCCTGGCCACCTTCCTCTACCACCGTCACACGGCCCTG GTGAAAGCCAACAACTCTGAGCTCAGCTTCCTGCTCCTTCTGTCGCTCAAGCTCTGCTTCCTGTGTGCGCTGGTTTTCATTGGCCAGCCAAACCCGTGGACGTGCATGCTGAGACACACCCTGTTTGGTATAAGCTTTGTGTTCTGCATCTCCTGTCTGCTCAGCAGGactgtggtggtgctggtggcctTCAGGGCCACTCTGCCTGGAGAGAACCTGATGAGATACTTCAGCCCCACCCAGCAGAGGATGGGTATCTCACTCTGCACACTCATCCAG GTGCTGATCTGTGTATTGTGGCTGGCCTTAGCTCCACCCCGACCTgctgagaggaggggaagagagggtcgGGGCCCGAGGGTCATCCTGGAGTGTGAGGTGGGCTCTGTGATCGGCTTCTCTCTGGTGCTGGGCTACATTGGCCTGctggcctccctctgtctcctcttagCCTTcctggccaggaaactcccagaCAACTTCAACGAGGCCAAGTTCATCACCTTCAGCATGCTGATCTTCTGTGCCGTGTGGATCTCCTTCATCCCTGCCTACGTCAGCTCTCCTGGGAAGTACACAGTAGCTGTAGAGATCTTTGCCATCCTGGCCTCCAGCTTTgggctgctgttctgtctgttTGCTCCAAAGTGTTACATCATCCTTCTGAGACCAGAGAGAAACACCAAGaaacacatgatgtccaaatag